GAACAGGACCTGGAGAACCTGGTCGAGCCCTTGGGTGGCGTCGTGGACGGCTGGGGTGTCACCCAGGAACTGTCCGGGTGTTCCGTCTGAGCATCGCTTCATTCAGTTGAAACGGAGTCCGCTTTGCAGTGCCTGGTCCCATGGCGGGACCGGGCCGAAGCGGCGTTTCAGAAACTCCAGCAATAACCGGCTCCGGGAATCGGCCTCCCGGGTGAGCCGCAGCGCGTAGATGCCGCTTGGTTCCGGTTTTGGTAGCCCCTGCTCGCAGAATAGGGGCAATAGCTCCCCCCGTAGCAGGTGCTCGCTGACCAGCCAGGTCGGCAGGTGGGCGATGCCCAGGCCGGCGAGCGCACCGCTCAACAGCGCCTCGGCATTGTTCGCCACCATGCGCAAGCGTTTGGGGCGGAGCAGTTGCTGTTTGCCCGACTGGTCGAAGCGCCAGGCATATTGCGGTGCCAGCGCATCCCAGTCCAACCCGTCGTGGGCCGGCAGATCCGCGACCGTTTGCGGCATGCCCCGTTGTTGAAGATATGCCGGGCTGGCGCAGACGATGCGCAGCATGGGCGCTAGCGGCGTGGCGACCAGGCGCGTATCGGCCAACGGACCGATACGTAAGACCAGATCGACGTCGCCCAGGTGTTCCCCCTGTAGATCGACGAAGCTGTCGATTAGCCGCAGCTGAATATCGACGCCCGGATAAGCCTGCAGAAACTCCGCCAGCGCGGGCGCCAGATGCCTGCGCCCGAACGGCGCCGGTGCATCGATGCGGATACGGCCTTGCGGTGCGCTTTGCAAAGAAGTGATCTCTGCACGCGCCAGCTGCAGCTCCTGGACGATGCGCCTGGCGCGTTCGGCGAATGCATGTCCGGCCGTGGTCGGTTTGATTGAGTGGGTGTTGCGGCTGACCAGCTGGCAATCGAGTGACCGTTCCAGCGAATCGATACGCCGTGCCACGGCTGAGGGCGTCAGTGCGTGCAGGCGAGCCGCCCCGGAAAAACTACCCGCGTCGAGCACATCGAGAAATAGCTTGAGCTGACTGGTCAGGGCATTGGCGTCCATATCGATCGTTCTGCTATGCGTGAAAGGCAAAACCATTGTGCGCGCTTGTGCATGTACCTGCTAGAAGCGGCTGCGTAGCATGGCGTTTTCTTTTGGAAAACGAGCATGGGATTCGTCGAATTCGGGCTGAACGTGGTGTTGGGCTTGGCCTTGGGGACGCTTGGCGGCCTGTTCGGCATTGGCGGCGGGCTCATTGCGATCCCGGTCCTCGGCGTGCTGTTCGATCTGGATCAGCAGGTGGCTCAAGGGACGGCGCTGGTCATGGTGGTGCCCAACGTGCTGCTGGCGATCTGGCGCTATCACCAGCGCAACCGTATCGACCCACGTCACGCTGCGGCCTTGGGTGTGGCCAGTTTCTGCTTCGCCATCGCCGGTGCGGCCGTGGCTGTCTCGCTGGATGCTGGACGCATGCGTATCGGCTTCATCGGTTTCCTGGTCGCCCTGGCCATCTATACGCTGTCGCGCGTATTCATAAAGCACCAGCCTGGCGGAACCGAGCTGCGCCACCCATGGCCATGGTTAGGCGTGCTGGGCGCCTGGGCAGGAGCGCTGGGCGGCTTGTTCGGCGTGGGGGGCGCGGTGCTGGCCACGCCGGTGTTGACGGCGGTGTTCGGCACCTCGCAGGTTGTGGCACAGGGGCTATCGCTGTCGCTGGCAGCACCGAGTACGGCCGTCACGCTGGTCACCTATGCCACCCACGGTCAGGTCGACTGGGCGTTGGGGGTGCCGCTGGCCATTGGCGGGTTGCTCAGCATCAGCCTGGGCGTGAAGCTTGCGCACGCGCTGCCGGAGCGTCTGCTGCGTCTTATGTTCAGTGGCTTTCTGCTGCTGAGTGCGGCCATGCTGGCGCTCGAGATCTAGCCGCCAGCTCCGCTCATGGCTGGGTTTGCATGGCCGTCGCCGGCTGCCGGCGAATTTCCCGGCGTGCGCTGCGCGCCAGGCGGATGGTCAGCAGGATCGCGGCGCAACTCAGACCGGCGATCAGCCCCTGCCAGAGACCTGCCGGGCCGCTCGGTTCGCCAAACCTATCGGTGAGGCCCAAGGTGTAGCCGACCGGCAGGCCGATCCCCCAATAGGCGAAGAGGGTAAAGATCATGGTCATGCGCGTGTCCTGGTAACCACGCAAGGCGCCGGCTGCGGTTACCTGGACCACGTCGGAGAACTGGAACAGTGCGGCGTAGAAGAACAGGCTGGCGGCCACCGCAATCACTGCCGGGTCGGGGGTATAGATCCGGGCGATCTGCTCGCTGAACAACAGCATCGAGCCGGCCGAAAAACAGGCATAGACCAGGCTGGACACGATTCCGACGCCAGCGGCGAAACGTGCATCGCGAGGTGCGCCACGCCCCAGGGCCTGGCCGATCCGTATGGTGATCGCCATACCCAGCGACAGCGGAATCATGAAGATCAGCGAGGTGAAATTGAGCGCGATCTGGTGGCCCGCCACTACCGTGGCGCCTAGCGCGCCGATCAGCAGTGCAATGACCGAGAAGATGCTGGCCTCGGCAAACACGGCGATGCCGATCGGCACACCCACCGAGAGCAGGCGGCTCAGTACTGACCATTGTGGCCAATCGAAGCGGGCAAACAGCTGGCTGGGCTGGTAATACCCGGCTCGGCGCACCCAGAACAGCATCGCCAGCAACATGAAGCCCATGACCAGCGCAGTTGCCCATCCGCAGCCGACACCACCCATCGCGGGCAGGCCCAACTTGCCGTAGATGAAGATGTAGTTCAGCGGAATGTTCAAAGTCAGCGCGAGAATGCCCACCACCATGCTCGGTCGGGTATGACCGAGTCCATCGCTGAAACAGCGCAACACCTGGTACAGCGCCACGGCAGGGAAGCCGCAGGCCACTGCGCGCAAATAAGCCATGGTGGGCTCGATCAGGACGGGTTCGACCCGTAGCAGGTGAAGCACGGGCTCGGCATTCCACATCAGCACGGCGAACAGCAAGCCCACGCCGAACCCCATCCAAAGTGCTTGGCGCACCAGCGGGCCGATCTGTTCATGTTCAGCGCGGCCAAAGCGTTGGGCCACGTTCGGGGTGGTCGCCAGGATGACGCCTGTCACCAGCAGGAACACCGGCACCCAGATCGAATTGCCGAGGGCCACCGCGGCAAGATCGTAGGGGCCGACGCGGCCTGCCATCAGCGTATCGACGAAGCCCATGGCCGTGTTCGCCAGTTGGGCGACCATCATCGGCAGAGCCAGGGCGAAGAGGGTGCGCAATTCTACGCGAATCCGTCTGAGTTTCGACTCAGTGGGCATTACAGACATTCCGGATTGTATACAGAAGCGCGCTAGTCTACGCCGCCGAGGCACCACTCGGAAAGGCAGCATAGCGCCGCCACCCGGTCTAGAATGGCCCCCATCGATGACGGAGCCCCACTGATGCGAATCCTTGCCGACGAAAACATTCCGCTGGTTGACGACTTTTTTGGCGAGCACGGCGACATTCGCCGCATGACGGGCCGTAGCATCAACCGAGCGGCATTGGAGCAGGCCGAAGTGCTCCTGGTTCGTTCGGTTACCCGGGTCGATCGCGAGCTGCTCGAAGGCAGTGCGGTGCGCTTCGTGGGCACCTGTACCATCGGCACGGACCATCTGGACATCGACTATTTCGATGAGGTGGGTATCGACTGGGCAAGCGCACCAGGATGCAATGCGCGTGGCGTCGTCGATTACGTGCTAGGCAGCCTGCTGGCGCTGGCCGAAGGTGAGGGTGTGGCGCTGGATAGCCGCCGTTATGGCATTGTCGGGGCGGGTGAGGTCGGCGGCCGGCTGGTGAACGTATTGCGTGGCCTCGGCTGGGACGTCCGCGTGTGCGATCCGCTACGCCAGGCGCAAGAGGCCGGCGATTTCGTCGGGCTGGAGCAGATACTCGACGAGTGCGATGTCATCAGTCTGCACACGCCTTTGACCTTGGAGGGCGAGCATTCGACGTTCCATCTGTTGGATCAGGCTCGTCTGGAGCGCCTGCGTCCAGGCGCCTGGCTGATCAACGCCGCCCGTGGCGCAATCGTCGACAATGTCGCGCTGCGCGAGCAACTGGCCAGACGGCCGGATATCCAGGCTGTCCTCGATGTCTGGGAAGGCGAGCCGCAGGTCGACGTCGAGCTGGCCGAGTTGTGCTGGATCGCCACCCCGCACATCGCAGGTTACAGCCTGGACGGCAAGCTGCGCGGAACGGCCCAGATCTATCAAGCGTTCTGTGCCAGCAAAGACATCGAACCCAAGGTCGATCTCGCTGGGCTGATGCCTGCCGCACCGCTACGCGGGCTGGTGTTCGATGGCTCGGTCAGTCCGGCAGACATGCTGTCGACCATCTGCCGCGCGGTCTACGACCCGCGCCGGGACGACGCCGCATTCCGGCGCAGCCTGAATGGCAACGAAACGCAGCGTCGTATTGATTTCGACCAACTGCGCAAGCAGTACCCGCCGCGCCGGGAAATCGAGGGTCTGCAGATCGAAATCAATCAAGCGCAACCAGTGCAGGAAAACCTCGTGCGGGCGCTGGGGGCTTGCCTGAGCCGCTGATGGATGAGGCAGCGCTGCGTGATGCCAGGCAGCGGGCAGACGACGGGCTGGATGCAATTTTTGGCCTGCTCCGCTAGCATTACGCGTCTTCTGCTTTAGCCCGCGATGGTGTTATGAGTTATCAGGTACTAGCCCGCAAATGGCGTCCGCGCTCGTTCCGCGAAATGGTCGGCCAGACGCATGTGCTCAAGGCCCTGATCAACGCGCTGGACAGTCAGCGTCTGCACCACGCCTATCTGTTCACCGGTACGCGTGGCGTCGGCAAGACCACCATCGCACGCATCATCGCCAAGTGTCTGAACTGCGAGACCGGCATCAGCTCCACGCCGTGCGGAACGTGTTCGGTCTGTCGCGAGATCGACGAGGGACGTTTCGTCGATCTGATCGAGGTCGATGCTGCGAGCCGCACCAAGGTCGAGGATACGCGCGAGCTCCTGGACAACGTGCAGTACGCCCCCAGTCGGGGCCGCTACAAGGTCTACTTGATCGACGAAGTGCACATGCTCTCGTCGCACTCATTCAATGCGCTGCTCAAGACGCTTGAAGAGCCGCCACCTCACGTCAAATTCCTGCTGGCCACCACGGACCCGCAAAAACTGCCGGTCACCATTCTTTCGCGCTGTTTGCAGTTCTCCCTGAAGAACATGCCTCCCGAGCGTGTCGTCGAGCACCTGACCCATGTGCTGGGTGTCGAGCAGGTTCCCTTCGAGGAGGATGCGCTCTGGTTGCTAGGCCGGGCTGCCGACGGGTCGATGCGTGACGCCATGAGCCTGACTGACCAGGCCATCGCGTTCGGTGAAGGCCGGGTGCTCGCGGCCGACGTGCGCAGCATGCTCGGCACACTCGATCATGGCCAGGTTTACGGGGTATTGCAGGCGCTGCTCGAAGGTGACGCTCGAGCACTGCTCGAGGCGGTGCGCCATCTCGCGGAGCAGGGGCCTGACTGGGGCGGCGTGTTAGCTGAAATGCTCAACGTACTGCACCGTGTTGCGGTTGCGCAGGCGCTTCCGGATGCTGTCGATAACGGGCAGGGCGACCGCGATCGAGTGCTGGCGCTGGCTCAGGCGCTGCCGGCTGAAGACGTGCAGTTCTATTACCAGATGGGCCTGATCGGTCGCCGTGACTTGCCATTGGCACCTGATCCGCGCAGCGGTTTCGAAATGGTGATGTTGCGCATGCTCGCGTTCCGTCCCGCAGACAGTGAAAACGCGCCGCGAACACCGCTAAAGAACTTGGGAATCAGTCCGGCCACGACTGATTCCGTAACGACGAAGGTGGCCGGTTCAGCGGCATCGGCTGCGCCGGTTGATGATGGGGTTACTGCGCGAGCCGAGCCGCCGGTCGCTACGCCACCAGGCCCACCAGCGGAACGGCTGACCCCCGCGCCGGCGTCGGTTGATGCGAGCGTCGAGCCGCAGCCAGCACCGGCGAGCCAGCTCGTATCCGAAGAGCTGCCCGAGCCGGTAGTTCCGACCTCCGAACCCCCTGTCGTCGACGTTCCCTGGAACGAACCGCCCAGTACGCCGCCGATCGCGGTAGAAAGCGAGGCGCTTGAACAGCGGACCACCCCGATCGAGCAGCCGGAGCACGTAGCGGCTGTGGTTGAGGTGAGCGAGCCGGATGACGACGAGCCACCGCTCACCGACGAGGATTACTTCGAGGTTGAGACGCAGGCCGAAGCCTTCCTTGATGGGCTGGATGATTTGGCGCCTGAGCCTCAAGCTGCCGAACCGATGCCTGCAGTCGAGCCCGCCACCGGCCTGGCCGCAGAGTGGCAAGACATTTATCTGAAGCTGGGATTGGGCGGGCTGACCGGAAGCATCGCAGCCAATTGCACCCTGGTCTCCGTCGAAGGCGACCGCTGGCTCATGCACCTGGACCCGGCGCAAAGTGCGCTGTTCAACGCCACCCAACACCGACGCTTGAACGACGCCTTGAATCAATATCATGGACGCACCCTGCGGTTGGATATCGAACTGCAGGCGCCGCAGCAGGAAACGCCTGCTCAGGCTGCGTCGCGGCGCCGTGGCGAGCGCCAGCGGGCTGCAGAACAGTCGATTCAGGCCGACCCGGTCGTGCAGCAACTGATGCAGCAGTTCGCCGCCGTCATTCGCGACGGTACTATCGAACCCGTCGAACACTCCGAAAGCTGACCCGAGGGATATCTCATGATGAAAGGTGGCATGGCCGGGCTGATGAAGCAGGCGCAGCAAATGCAGGAAAAGATGCAGAAGATGCAGGAAGAGCTAGCCAATGCCGAAGTGACCGGTCAATCCGGAGCCGGCCTGGTGAGCGTGGTGATGAATGGACGCCATGACGTCAAACGCGTCAGCCTGGATGACAGCCTGATGCAAGAAGACAAGGAAATTCTCGAAGACCTGATCGCTGCGGCCATGAACGACGCCGTGCGGAAGATCGAACAGAACAGCAAGGAAAAGATGGCGGGCATGACCGATGGCATGCAGCTGCCGCCCGGCTTCAAGATGCCGTTCTAAAGCGTTCACGAGCTACAAGCCAGGTGCCACAAGCGAGGCTGGTCGGCGCACCGAACCGCCCCAGCCTGACCGCTTGTAGCTTCAACGTTGAGTTTCCCGCCGAGATTTTATGAGCTTCAGTCCTCTTATTCGTCAACTCATCGATGCCCTGCGAATTCTTCCCGGAGTGGGGCAGAAGACTGCGCAGCGCATGGCGCTGCAGCTGCTTGAGCGTGACCGTAGCGGCGGTTTGCGACTGGCTCAGGCGCTCACCCGGGCCATGGACGAAGTGGGTTACTGTCGCCAATGCCGCACCTTGAGCGAGGATGATCTCTGCCCGCAATGCGCCGACCCGCGACGAGACGACTCGTTGCTCTGCATCGTTCAGAGCCCGGTGGACGTGTTCGCGGTCGACCAGACTGGCTTTCGTGGCCGCTACTTCGTGCTCAAAGGGCATCTGTCTCCCCTTGACGGTCTCGGGCCTGAAGCCATTGGTATCCCGGAACTGCTCGCCCGTGTCGCCGAAGGGAACTTTCATGAGGCGATTCTGGCGACCAATCCCACCGTCGAAGGCGAGGCCACCGCTCACTACATTGCCCAGTTGTTGATCCCCAAGGGGCTGACGCTCAGTCGTATCGCCCACGGGGTGCCGTTGGGCGGCGAGCTTGATCTGGTGGACGGCGGCACGCTTGCCCACGCTTTCGCAGGACGAAAGGCGATCACGCTGTAACAAGCTTATAACGCTCCGTTTGTGGCTTATCGCTGCTAAGTAGTGCCGAACTGCCAGTGCTTCGTGTAAAGTTCTAAGCCAGATTAGCTTAATAACCAAAAGAAATTTTGTCCTTTGTTTTGGTTATAACTGCACGCTACGAACGCGAGGTCGAGATGAAAGCGAAACGCTGGTTGGTTCCTGCTCTGTTGCTGTTGAGTGCTGTTGCGCAGGCACAGGAAAAGCTCAAGGTCGGTTACATCCGCGTGATGGATGACGCCCAAGCGATGGTCGCTTACGAAGGCGATTTCTATAAGAAGCACGGCCTGGATGTCGAACTCGTCGAGTTCAGTTCCGGTACCGACCTGATCAAGGCCATCATCGGTGGCCAACTGGATACCGGCGTGCTGGGGTTCACCAATGCAGTGGCCTGGGCATCCAAGGGCGCGGACCTCAAGGTCGTTGGTGGCGCGCAACAGGGTTATCACTCCATCGTCGCGCGTGAAGGCACCGGTATCGAAAAAGTCGCTGACCTGAAAGGCAAGATTCTTGCCTCGCAGAAGGAAGGCAGCACTGCCGATGCGGTTCTGCGTGGTGTGACGCTGAAGGATGCCGGACTGTCGCCCAGCGACGTGAACATCATGGGTACCAGCCCGGCGGTCGCGGTCCAGTCCCTGGTCTCGGGTCGCACCGATGCCGCGTTTCTCTTCGAACCGTACGACCGCATCGCCCAGCTCGTGGCACCGGTAAAGCAGATTTATGAAATCGGCGAGGTGTGGCCTTTCCCCTGCATGGTGGTGATCACCTCCGGGGAAACCTTGGCAAAGCGTAAGGACGCTGTCTGGAAGTCGCTGGACGCCCAGCGCGATGCCATCGAGCTGCTGGAAAAGCAGCCGGCCGACGCGGCCAAACTCATCGCTGACTACTTCATCGCCGAGCCGACGTTGAAAACGCTCAACCGCGGTGATCTGCCCCGTGAGGTAGTCATCGAAGAGGCCATCGCCACTCAGACCTTCAACGCCAAGCTGGGCAGCGACGATTTGGCCCGCATCCAGCAACTGGCCGACATCCTCCAGGACCTGGGTTCGCTCAAGACCCGCGACGGCAAGCCGTTCGACACCAGCGCCATTCTCGACCTGTCGTGGCAGCAGTCTCGCGAGCTCTGATCGAACAGGCTCGCACTAACTGCCCGGCCTCAGCGCCGGGCAGTGTCATTACAGCTCGCCGTACCGGCAGATCCTTAAGGACCTCAACGCGTTATGCAGCTCAGGTTTGAAGCAGTAGACAAGCACTTCGGGCAGCTCGAAGTCATCAAAGGGTTCAGCGGCGAATTTGCCCAGGGCGAACTGGTTGCCCTGGTCGGCCCATCGGGCTGCGGAAAGTCGACGTTGCTGCACCTCGTCGCTGGGCTGGAGAACCCGACGGCAGGGCGCGTGCTCGCCGACGGCAAGCCCATCCCCGGGCCCAGTCCGCGTCGCACCCTGGTTTTCCAGGAGCATGCGTTGTATCCCTGGCTGTCGCTGCAGGCCAACGTGGCCATGGCGCTGGAACTGCAAGGTGTCGCCAAGGCCGAGGCTTTCGCACAAGCGAAGGCGTGGCTCGCCCGGGTGAGCCTGGACGGCTTCGAGCAGTACTACCCGCATCAGGTCTCCGGCGGGATGCGTCAGCGCACGGCGCTGGCGCGCGCCTTTATTGCCAAACCGGAGGTGCTGCTGCTCGATGAGCCCTTTGGCGCCCTCGACGCGCTTACCCGCATGGCTTTGCAGGATGTTCTGCGCGAACTGATCGACGAGCATCTGCCCACGGTGTTGCTGGTGACCCATGACGTCGATGAAGCCTTGTATCTGGCTGATCACGTACTGGTGTTCAGTGCCCGGCCGGCACGGGTGCTGAAAACCTTCAATTTCACCCATTGCGAGAAGAGCCACGACCTCTCCGAGTTCGCGGCCGAGCGGCGCGAAATCCTGCGTTTGCTGGGTATCAAGACGGAGGTAGGGCACTGATGAGTCAGGGACGTCGTCTGACCGGTTCGAAAAAATACCTCGCTGTCGTACTGGCGATTCTGTTCATCCTGCTGATCTGGCAGATCGCGGCGTGGAGCCTGCCTGCGTTTCTGATGCCCGGCATTCCGGTCGTGTTCGAGCGGTTATTTGCCACGGTGC
This DNA window, taken from Stutzerimonas stutzeri, encodes the following:
- a CDS encoding LysR family transcriptional regulator is translated as MDANALTSQLKLFLDVLDAGSFSGAARLHALTPSAVARRIDSLERSLDCQLVSRNTHSIKPTTAGHAFAERARRIVQELQLARAEITSLQSAPQGRIRIDAPAPFGRRHLAPALAEFLQAYPGVDIQLRLIDSFVDLQGEHLGDVDLVLRIGPLADTRLVATPLAPMLRIVCASPAYLQQRGMPQTVADLPAHDGLDWDALAPQYAWRFDQSGKQQLLRPKRLRMVANNAEALLSGALAGLGIAHLPTWLVSEHLLRGELLPLFCEQGLPKPEPSGIYALRLTREADSRSRLLLEFLKRRFGPVPPWDQALQSGLRFN
- a CDS encoding sulfite exporter TauE/SafE family protein; this encodes MGFVEFGLNVVLGLALGTLGGLFGIGGGLIAIPVLGVLFDLDQQVAQGTALVMVVPNVLLAIWRYHQRNRIDPRHAAALGVASFCFAIAGAAVAVSLDAGRMRIGFIGFLVALAIYTLSRVFIKHQPGGTELRHPWPWLGVLGAWAGALGGLFGVGGAVLATPVLTAVFGTSQVVAQGLSLSLAAPSTAVTLVTYATHGQVDWALGVPLAIGGLLSISLGVKLAHALPERLLRLMFSGFLLLSAAMLALEI
- a CDS encoding MATE family efflux transporter, yielding MPTESKLRRIRVELRTLFALALPMMVAQLANTAMGFVDTLMAGRVGPYDLAAVALGNSIWVPVFLLVTGVILATTPNVAQRFGRAEHEQIGPLVRQALWMGFGVGLLFAVLMWNAEPVLHLLRVEPVLIEPTMAYLRAVACGFPAVALYQVLRCFSDGLGHTRPSMVVGILALTLNIPLNYIFIYGKLGLPAMGGVGCGWATALVMGFMLLAMLFWVRRAGYYQPSQLFARFDWPQWSVLSRLLSVGVPIGIAVFAEASIFSVIALLIGALGATVVAGHQIALNFTSLIFMIPLSLGMAITIRIGQALGRGAPRDARFAAGVGIVSSLVYACFSAGSMLLFSEQIARIYTPDPAVIAVAASLFFYAALFQFSDVVQVTAAGALRGYQDTRMTMIFTLFAYWGIGLPVGYTLGLTDRFGEPSGPAGLWQGLIAGLSCAAILLTIRLARSARREIRRQPATAMQTQP
- the pdxB gene encoding 4-phosphoerythronate dehydrogenase PdxB; the encoded protein is MRILADENIPLVDDFFGEHGDIRRMTGRSINRAALEQAEVLLVRSVTRVDRELLEGSAVRFVGTCTIGTDHLDIDYFDEVGIDWASAPGCNARGVVDYVLGSLLALAEGEGVALDSRRYGIVGAGEVGGRLVNVLRGLGWDVRVCDPLRQAQEAGDFVGLEQILDECDVISLHTPLTLEGEHSTFHLLDQARLERLRPGAWLINAARGAIVDNVALREQLARRPDIQAVLDVWEGEPQVDVELAELCWIATPHIAGYSLDGKLRGTAQIYQAFCASKDIEPKVDLAGLMPAAPLRGLVFDGSVSPADMLSTICRAVYDPRRDDAAFRRSLNGNETQRRIDFDQLRKQYPPRREIEGLQIEINQAQPVQENLVRALGACLSR
- the dnaX gene encoding DNA polymerase III subunit gamma/tau, translating into MSYQVLARKWRPRSFREMVGQTHVLKALINALDSQRLHHAYLFTGTRGVGKTTIARIIAKCLNCETGISSTPCGTCSVCREIDEGRFVDLIEVDAASRTKVEDTRELLDNVQYAPSRGRYKVYLIDEVHMLSSHSFNALLKTLEEPPPHVKFLLATTDPQKLPVTILSRCLQFSLKNMPPERVVEHLTHVLGVEQVPFEEDALWLLGRAADGSMRDAMSLTDQAIAFGEGRVLAADVRSMLGTLDHGQVYGVLQALLEGDARALLEAVRHLAEQGPDWGGVLAEMLNVLHRVAVAQALPDAVDNGQGDRDRVLALAQALPAEDVQFYYQMGLIGRRDLPLAPDPRSGFEMVMLRMLAFRPADSENAPRTPLKNLGISPATTDSVTTKVAGSAASAAPVDDGVTARAEPPVATPPGPPAERLTPAPASVDASVEPQPAPASQLVSEELPEPVVPTSEPPVVDVPWNEPPSTPPIAVESEALEQRTTPIEQPEHVAAVVEVSEPDDDEPPLTDEDYFEVETQAEAFLDGLDDLAPEPQAAEPMPAVEPATGLAAEWQDIYLKLGLGGLTGSIAANCTLVSVEGDRWLMHLDPAQSALFNATQHRRLNDALNQYHGRTLRLDIELQAPQQETPAQAASRRRGERQRAAEQSIQADPVVQQLMQQFAAVIRDGTIEPVEHSES
- a CDS encoding YbaB/EbfC family nucleoid-associated protein — protein: MMKGGMAGLMKQAQQMQEKMQKMQEELANAEVTGQSGAGLVSVVMNGRHDVKRVSLDDSLMQEDKEILEDLIAAAMNDAVRKIEQNSKEKMAGMTDGMQLPPGFKMPF
- the recR gene encoding recombination mediator RecR; the encoded protein is MSFSPLIRQLIDALRILPGVGQKTAQRMALQLLERDRSGGLRLAQALTRAMDEVGYCRQCRTLSEDDLCPQCADPRRDDSLLCIVQSPVDVFAVDQTGFRGRYFVLKGHLSPLDGLGPEAIGIPELLARVAEGNFHEAILATNPTVEGEATAHYIAQLLIPKGLTLSRIAHGVPLGGELDLVDGGTLAHAFAGRKAITL
- a CDS encoding ABC transporter substrate-binding protein — protein: MKAKRWLVPALLLLSAVAQAQEKLKVGYIRVMDDAQAMVAYEGDFYKKHGLDVELVEFSSGTDLIKAIIGGQLDTGVLGFTNAVAWASKGADLKVVGGAQQGYHSIVAREGTGIEKVADLKGKILASQKEGSTADAVLRGVTLKDAGLSPSDVNIMGTSPAVAVQSLVSGRTDAAFLFEPYDRIAQLVAPVKQIYEIGEVWPFPCMVVITSGETLAKRKDAVWKSLDAQRDAIELLEKQPADAAKLIADYFIAEPTLKTLNRGDLPREVVIEEAIATQTFNAKLGSDDLARIQQLADILQDLGSLKTRDGKPFDTSAILDLSWQQSREL
- a CDS encoding ABC transporter ATP-binding protein, which produces MQLRFEAVDKHFGQLEVIKGFSGEFAQGELVALVGPSGCGKSTLLHLVAGLENPTAGRVLADGKPIPGPSPRRTLVFQEHALYPWLSLQANVAMALELQGVAKAEAFAQAKAWLARVSLDGFEQYYPHQVSGGMRQRTALARAFIAKPEVLLLDEPFGALDALTRMALQDVLRELIDEHLPTVLLVTHDVDEALYLADHVLVFSARPARVLKTFNFTHCEKSHDLSEFAAERREILRLLGIKTEVGH